One Dreissena polymorpha isolate Duluth1 chromosome 9, UMN_Dpol_1.0, whole genome shotgun sequence genomic window carries:
- the LOC127845010 gene encoding medium-chain specific acyl-CoA dehydrogenase, mitochondrial-like: MASLLSQLSRRVVRSAGHGLRLRNGSTKTATSAAASKGLNFELSPEQREYQELAKKFAREVIIPVAAQHDRTGEYPWEVIKKAWELGLINTHIDQAYGGLGLGTFDACIITEELAYGCTGIQTAIEANSLGQMPVILAGNEEQKKKYLGRMTEAPLMCAYCVTEPVAGSDVSGIQTKAVKKGKDWVINGQKMWITNGGHANWYFVLARTNLDKSCPAGKAFTGFIVEADTPGVIKGRKEINMGQRASDTRGITFEEVVVPAENVLTAEGMGFKIAMGAFDKTRPPVAAGAVGLAQRAMDEALKYSMERKTFGKFICEHQAVAFMLADMAIGIESARLAMYRSAWEIDQGRRNTYYASIAKCLAGDVANKTATDAVQIFGGNGFNSEYPVEKLMRDAKIYQIYEGTAQIQRLIISREMLTKARQ; encoded by the exons ATGGCGTCATTACTTTCGCAG TTGTCCCGCCGTGTCGTGCGTAGTGCTGGCCATGGTTTGAGATTGCGCAATGGCAGCACCAAGACTGCCACCAGTGCTGCAGCTTCCAAGGGACTCAACTTTG AGCTATCACCGGAACAAAGAGAGTATCAAGAGCTGGCAAAGAAGTTTGCCAGGGAGGTCATCATTCCTGTGGCAGCGCAACATGACCGCACAGGGGAG TACCCATGGGAGGTCATCAAGAAAGCCTGGGAGTTGGGCCTCATCAACACACATATAGATCAGGCATATG GTGGTTTAGGGCTGGGCACATTTGATGCATGTATCATTACCGAGGAGCTGGCATATGGCTGTACAGGCATTCAGACAGCCATTGAGGCAAACTCTCTTGGG CAAATGCCTGTGATCCTGGCTGGAAATGAAGAACAAAAGAAAAAATACCTTGGCAGAATGACAGAGGCACCTCTCATGTGT GCCTACTGTGTGACTGAGCCAGTTGCTGGCTCTGATGTGTCTGGTATCCAGACTAAGGCAGTGAAGAAGGGCAAAGACTGGGTGATTAACGGCCAGAAGATGTGGATAACAAACGGTGGCCATGCCAACTGGTACTTTGTGCTGGCTCGCACAAACCTTGATAAGAGTTGTCCAGCAGGAAAGGCATTTACTG GTTTTATTGTGGAAGCCGACACCCCCGGTGTGATCAAAGGAAGGAAG GAGATCAACATGGGCCAGCGAGCGTCTGACACCAGAGGGATCACCTTTGAAGAGGTTGTGGTCCCAGCAGAG AATGTGTTAACTGCAGAAGGAATGGGATTCAAGATTGCCATGGGAGCTTTTGACAAGACACGACCTCCA GTTGCTGCAGGAGCTGTAGGTCTGGCCCAGAGAGCCATGGACGAGGCACTCAAATACTCCATGGAGAGGAAGACCTTCGGCAAGTTCATATGTGAG CACCAGGCAGTAGCATTCATGCTGGCTGACATGGCTATAGGCATTGAGTCAGCACGTCTGGCCATGTACCGGTCTGCCTGGGAGATAGACCAGGGCCGCAGGAACACCTACTACGCCTCCATTGCCAAGTGCCTTGCAGGGGATGTGGCCAACAAGACAGCTACCGATGCTGTACAG ATATTTGGGGGAAATGGCTTTAACTCTGAGTATCCGGTTGAGAAGTTGATGAGAGATGCAAAGATTTACCAG ATTTATGAAGGCACAGCCCAGATACAGCGTTTGATCATCTCCCGAGAAATGCTAACGAAGGCAAGACAATAG